The following are from one region of the Mus musculus strain NOD/ShiLtJ chromosome 17 genomic scaffold, GRCm38.p6 alternate locus group NOD/ShiLtJ MMCHR17_CHO_IDD1 genome:
- the D17H6S53E gene encoding uncharacterized protein C6orf47 homolog yields MFLRRLGGWLPRPWGRKKSTKADLPAPEPRWVDSSPENSGSDWDSAPETMGDVGPLKTKDSGTRRPPGAAPESSRDLKVDQLGSKRMDSLKRDKTASTIQEPARLESGGAIPKLDWDPVDSGGVKNLGVSAQGRLGTIGPEALLEKPGRRQKLLRWLRGEPGAPSHYLQDPEEYLQISTNLTLHLLELLATALLALCSRPLRAILDALGLRGPVGLWLHGLLCFLAALHGLHAVLSLLTAHPLHFACLFGLLQALVLAVSLREPVEDEETADWESEGQEREAKEQREGPGRML; encoded by the coding sequence ATGTTCCTTCGACGGCTTGGTGGCTGGCTACCTCGACCTTGGGGTCGAAAGAAATCAACAAAGGCTGATTTGCCTGCCCCAGAACCCAGATGGGTGGACAGCTCCCCGGAGAATTCGGGGAGTGACTGGGACAGTGCTCCAGAGACCATGGGAGATGTGGGGCCCCTTAAGACCAAGGATTCAGGAACACGGAGACCCCCCGGGGCTGCTCCAGAGTCTAGCAGGGACCTCAAAGTGGATCAACTGGGGAGCAAAAGAATGGATTCCCTCAAGCGGGACAAGACTGCCTCTACCATTCAAGAGCCTGCAAGACTGGAGTCTGGAGGGGCCATTCCCAAACTAGACTGGGATCCTGTGGATTCAGGTGGCGTGAAGAACCTTGGAGTGTCCGCTCAAGGGAGACTAGGCACCATTGGGCCAGAAGCCCTGTTGGAGAAACCTGGTCGCCGTCAGAAGCTGCTGCGTTGGTTACGGGGGGAACCAGGGGCTCCTTCACATTACCTGCAGGACCCAGAGGAGTACCTGCAGATCTCTACCAACTTGACCCTGCACCTGCTGGAGCTGCTTGCCACAGCCCTGCTGGCTCTGTGCTCCAGGCCACTCCGAGCCATCTTGGATGCTTTGGGCCTTCGAGGACCTGTGGGCCTCTGGCTTCATGGGCTGCTATGTTTCCTGGCCGCCCTACATGGGCTCCACGCTGTGCTGAGCTTACTTACTGCCCACCCCCTGCATTTTGCCTGCCTCTTTGGCTTGTTGCAGGCCCTGGTGCTGGCTGTCAGCCTCCGGGAACCTGTTGAAGATGAGGAGACCGCTGATTGGGAGAGTGAGGGGCAGGAGAGGGAGGCCAAGGAGCAGAGGGAAGGTCCCGGAAGGATGTTGTGA